One genomic region from Clostridium saccharobutylicum DSM 13864 encodes:
- a CDS encoding small, acid-soluble spore protein, alpha/beta type translates to MSSTPLKKIIKSKIKANKELTEAEKMREKLKYEIAEELGLSDKVNNEGWGGLSAEETGRIGGLMTKRKKILKMPSNNEILGRTDENKESTE, encoded by the coding sequence ATGAGTAGTACACCATTAAAAAAAATTATAAAGTCAAAAATTAAGGCAAATAAAGAACTCACAGAAGCAGAAAAAATGAGGGAAAAGTTAAAATATGAAATTGCGGAAGAGTTAGGATTAAGTGATAAGGTAAATAATGAAGGGTGGGGAGGACTTTCAGCAGAAGAGACAGGAAGAATAGGTGGTCTTATGACTAAAAGAAAAAAGATTCTAAAAATGCCTTCAAATAACGAAATATTAGGAAGAACAGATGAAAATAAAGAAAGCACTGAATAA
- the infC gene encoding translation initiation factor IF-3, translated as MKNISKDYSINEEIREKELRVVGKDGEQLGVISSNEARRLAEESDLDLVMISPNAKPPVCKIMDFGKYVYEQSKKEKEAKKKQKIVSIKEVRVSLTIEEHDIDIKAKNARKFLLDGDKVKITVRFRGREMELGHIGQRILDNFAAKLEDVCLIEKRAKREGRNMTMVLGPKKA; from the coding sequence GTGAAAAATATTAGTAAAGATTATTCTATTAATGAAGAAATAAGAGAAAAAGAACTTAGAGTAGTTGGAAAAGATGGAGAGCAACTAGGTGTTATTTCATCAAATGAAGCAAGAAGACTTGCAGAAGAAAGCGACTTAGATTTAGTTATGATTTCTCCTAATGCAAAACCACCAGTTTGTAAGATTATGGACTTTGGTAAGTATGTATATGAGCAATCTAAAAAAGAAAAAGAAGCTAAGAAAAAGCAAAAAATAGTAAGTATTAAAGAAGTAAGAGTTAGTCTAACTATTGAGGAACATGATATTGACATAAAAGCAAAAAATGCAAGAAAGTTCCTATTAGATGGAGATAAAGTTAAAATCACTGTTAGATTTAGAGGTAGAGAAATGGAATTAGGTCATATTGGCCAAAGAATTCTTGATAATTTTGCAGCTAAATTAGAAGATGTTTGCCTTATAGAAAAAAGAGCTAAAAGAGAAGGTAGAAACATGACAATGGTTTTAGGGCCTAAAAAGGCATAA
- a CDS encoding aspartate-semialdehyde dehydrogenase, whose translation MYNIAIVGATGNVGRKFLQILEERDFPVKNLYLFASKKSEGKTLPFKGKDYVVEETCEKNIKDKKIDYALFSAGGDASKVFAPIFARYGAVVIDNSSAWRMDPEVPLVVPEVNPDDIKLHKGIIANPNCSTIQAMPIMKALNDKYGIKRIVYSTYQAVSGAGVQGIKDLEDGIKGVAPKKFPYPIAGNVLPHIDVFLEDGYTKEEEKMIKETRKILHEPNLRVTATTARVPVLNSHSESINVELNSEFKIEDIFELLRNTEGVTVYDDTKELKYPTALEVSGKDDVYVGRIRRDFSVDNGLNLWVVGDNIRKGAALNAIQIAELMIKDNK comes from the coding sequence GTGTATAATATTGCAATAGTTGGGGCTACTGGAAATGTAGGAAGAAAGTTTTTACAAATCTTAGAGGAAAGAGATTTTCCAGTAAAAAATTTATATCTTTTCGCATCAAAAAAATCAGAAGGTAAAACTTTACCATTTAAAGGAAAGGATTACGTAGTTGAGGAAACTTGCGAAAAAAATATAAAGGATAAAAAAATAGATTATGCACTATTTTCAGCAGGCGGAGATGCTAGTAAAGTATTTGCTCCTATTTTCGCTAGATATGGGGCTGTTGTAATTGATAATAGCAGCGCTTGGAGAATGGATCCAGAGGTACCACTCGTAGTACCTGAAGTTAATCCAGATGACATTAAACTTCATAAAGGAATAATTGCTAATCCAAATTGTTCAACAATTCAAGCTATGCCTATTATGAAAGCTTTGAATGATAAATATGGAATTAAAAGAATCGTTTACTCTACTTATCAAGCAGTATCTGGAGCAGGTGTTCAAGGTATTAAAGATTTAGAAGATGGAATTAAAGGGGTAGCACCTAAAAAATTCCCTTATCCTATAGCAGGTAATGTCTTACCTCATATAGATGTATTTTTAGAAGATGGTTATACTAAAGAAGAAGAAAAAATGATTAAAGAAACTAGAAAAATACTTCACGAACCAAATTTAAGAGTAACTGCTACTACTGCAAGAGTTCCAGTATTAAATAGCCATAGTGAAAGCATTAATGTTGAACTTAATTCAGAATTTAAAATAGAAGATATATTTGAATTATTAAGAAACACTGAGGGTGTAACTGTATATGATGATACTAAGGAATTAAAATATCCAACTGCACTTGAAGTTTCAGGAAAAGATGATGTTTACGTTGGAAGAATCAGAAGAGATTTTAGCGTTGACAATGGTTTAAATCTATGGGTTGTTGGTGATAACATCAGAAAAGGAGCAGCTCTTAATGCTATTCAAATTGCAGAATTAATGATCAAAGACAACAAATAG
- a CDS encoding DUF6873 family GME fold protein has translation MHCFVDYRISSEELDALLQLKLNPILVPKCPKVYEAIDGHPDIQLNILKNNSKNKIIIQKDIPNCFKKILEANSINYIVSKSSLSNTYPYDIILNSLILDNHFIHNLKYTDENLLKSQSLKVHINVPQGYTKCSILPIRENALITSDKGIFNILKNYNFDILLLPPGDILLPSLNYGFIGGVGGMISNNEMAFFGNLDYYKWGNEIKDFLFKYDVAPVYLRNGKLIDRGSLLIL, from the coding sequence ATGCATTGTTTTGTTGATTATAGAATTAGCTCAGAAGAATTAGATGCTCTTTTACAATTAAAATTGAATCCAATATTGGTTCCAAAATGCCCTAAAGTTTATGAAGCAATTGATGGTCATCCTGATATTCAACTAAATATTCTTAAAAATAATTCTAAAAATAAAATTATTATTCAAAAAGATATTCCAAATTGTTTTAAAAAGATTCTTGAAGCAAACTCCATAAATTATATTGTTTCAAAATCATCATTGTCCAATACATATCCTTATGACATTATTTTAAATTCATTAATATTAGATAACCATTTTATTCACAACTTGAAGTATACTGATGAAAATCTCCTTAAATCTCAAAGTTTAAAAGTACATATTAATGTTCCTCAAGGATATACAAAATGTTCTATACTACCAATAAGAGAAAATGCTTTAATAACAAGTGATAAAGGAATTTTTAATATTTTAAAAAATTATAATTTTGATATTCTTTTGCTTCCACCTGGAGATATATTGCTGCCAAGTTTAAACTATGGTTTTATAGGTGGTGTTGGCGGCATGATTTCTAATAACGAAATGGCTTTCTTTGGTAATCTAGATTATTATAAATGGGGAAATGAAATAAAAGATTTTCTATTTAAATACGATGTTGCTCCAGTTTATCTAAGAAATGGCAAGTTAATCGATAGAGGTAGCTTACTTATCCTTTAA
- the pheS gene encoding phenylalanine--tRNA ligase subunit alpha: MKEKLKELQELALKQIETAIKSSELEDIRVKFLGKKGELTTILRGMGGLSPEERPLVGKLVNETKAIVEEKLDSAIKKIKDKEKAEKLAGETIDISLPGRKKVIGKRHPLDLTLQTMEDIFVSMGFTIEEGPEIELDHYNFEALNIPKDHPARSEQDTLYINDNILLRTQTSPIQVRTMEKQEPPIKMISPGKVYRSDSVDATHSPIFYQMEGLVIDKGVTFADLKGTLELFAKKMFGDKVQTKFRPHHFPFTEPSAEMDATCFVCGGEGCRVCKGSGWIELLGCGMVHPNVLRNCGIDPEVYSGFAFGFGVDRMVMLKYGIDDIRLLYESDMRFLNQF; the protein is encoded by the coding sequence ATGAAAGAGAAACTTAAAGAACTACAAGAACTTGCATTAAAGCAAATTGAAACTGCTATAAAAAGTAGTGAATTAGAAGATATCAGAGTTAAGTTCTTAGGAAAAAAAGGAGAACTTACTACAATATTAAGAGGTATGGGAGGACTATCTCCAGAAGAAAGACCTTTGGTCGGTAAGTTGGTAAATGAGACTAAAGCTATAGTTGAAGAAAAGTTAGATAGTGCTATAAAGAAAATTAAAGATAAAGAAAAGGCTGAAAAGCTTGCTGGTGAAACTATAGATATTTCGCTTCCAGGAAGAAAAAAAGTTATAGGTAAAAGACATCCTTTGGATTTAACATTACAAACTATGGAAGATATCTTTGTTTCAATGGGATTTACAATTGAAGAAGGTCCAGAAATAGAGCTTGATCATTATAATTTTGAAGCGTTAAACATTCCTAAGGATCATCCAGCAAGAAGTGAGCAAGATACACTATATATTAATGATAATATTTTATTAAGAACTCAAACTTCACCAATTCAAGTTAGAACTATGGAAAAGCAAGAACCACCAATAAAAATGATTTCGCCAGGAAAAGTTTATAGATCAGATTCTGTAGATGCGACACATTCACCTATATTTTATCAAATGGAAGGCTTAGTTATTGATAAAGGAGTTACTTTTGCGGATCTAAAAGGAACTTTGGAGTTATTCGCTAAGAAGATGTTTGGTGATAAGGTTCAAACTAAGTTTAGACCACATCATTTCCCATTTACAGAACCATCTGCTGAAATGGATGCAACTTGCTTTGTCTGCGGAGGAGAAGGATGTAGAGTATGTAAAGGTAGCGGATGGATAGAACTTTTAGGTTGTGGAATGGTTCATCCAAATGTCCTTAGAAATTGTGGAATTGATCCAGAAGTATATAGTGGATTTGCTTTTGGATTTGGTGTTGATAGAATGGTAATGTTAAAGTACGGTATAGATGATATAAGATTATTATATGAAAGTGATATGAGATTCTTGAATCAATTTTAA
- the rplT gene encoding 50S ribosomal protein L20 has protein sequence MARVKRAKNSRKNHKKVLKLAKGYYGGKSKLFKTANESVIRALRNAYVGRKNKKRDYRSVWIARINAATRINNLSYSKFMNGIKLAGIDINRKMLSEIAINDPKAFAELVEVAKKSINA, from the coding sequence ATGGCAAGAGTAAAGAGAGCAAAGAATTCTCGTAAAAATCATAAAAAAGTTTTAAAACTTGCAAAAGGATACTACGGTGGAAAAAGTAAGTTATTTAAAACAGCTAACGAATCAGTAATAAGAGCATTAAGAAATGCTTATGTTGGAAGAAAGAATAAGAAGAGAGATTACAGAAGTGTTTGGATCGCAAGAATTAACGCTGCTACAAGAATCAACAATCTTTCATATTCAAAATTCATGAATGGAATCAAATTAGCTGGAATCGACATCAACAGAAAGATGTTATCTGAAATAGCTATAAATGATCCTAAAGCATTTGCTGAATTAGTAGAAGTTGCTAAAAAATCAATAAACGCTTAA
- a CDS encoding IS4 family transposase, giving the protein MKNIKLLSQILKKTNKLIISNEFKEAYSLGNSFSRKRKLSFSNAVHFICSALRKSMATEISNFIEEHTYLDFPCISKQAFSKARQNISPEAFKELCRLFVDSFYSSTNNLKKWNGFNVLAVDGTSLQVPDTIECGEYFGLSKNQNKVQTAIASASALYDVLNDIIIDASVTKFRTSEREMAKQHINTLNNEKLLNNSIVIFDRGYPSYDMFDYLNDRNLFFLMRISSSFKIIQSISSEDCIFEYKSKGELKKVRVIKIKLSADTTEILVTNIFDEIITPNQFKELYFLRWGVECKYKELKSSIEIEEFSGTKPIAIEQDFYASIYISMVAALIKKDADAAIANKNKDKNLKSEYQANRNFILCDVLKKIIVMMVKPISGKRILEHILEKAKKIRSQIRPNRNCERKNKHPRKKHHSQRKSCI; this is encoded by the coding sequence ATGAAAAATATTAAATTATTATCCCAAATTTTAAAGAAAACAAATAAATTAATTATTTCCAATGAGTTTAAAGAAGCGTATAGCTTAGGTAATTCATTTTCAAGAAAAAGAAAATTATCTTTTTCTAATGCAGTACATTTTATTTGCTCCGCATTACGAAAATCTATGGCTACAGAAATAAGTAATTTCATTGAAGAGCATACATATTTAGATTTTCCTTGTATATCAAAACAAGCATTTTCTAAAGCAAGACAAAATATTTCCCCTGAAGCATTTAAAGAATTATGCAGATTATTTGTTGATTCTTTTTATAGCTCAACAAACAATTTAAAAAAGTGGAATGGATTTAATGTTCTTGCTGTCGATGGAACCTCTTTGCAAGTTCCTGATACAATTGAATGTGGTGAATATTTTGGATTAAGTAAAAATCAAAATAAAGTACAAACTGCTATTGCGTCGGCGTCAGCCTTATATGATGTATTAAATGATATAATAATTGATGCGTCTGTAACTAAATTTAGAACTAGCGAAAGAGAAATGGCCAAACAACATATAAATACACTTAATAATGAAAAATTACTCAATAATAGCATTGTAATTTTTGATAGGGGCTATCCTTCTTATGATATGTTTGATTATTTAAACGATAGAAATTTATTTTTCTTAATGAGAATATCATCTTCATTTAAGATAATACAATCTATTTCTTCTGAAGATTGTATTTTTGAATATAAATCAAAAGGAGAATTGAAAAAAGTAAGAGTTATAAAAATAAAACTTTCTGCTGACACCACAGAAATATTAGTAACTAATATATTTGATGAAATTATTACTCCTAATCAATTTAAAGAATTGTATTTTCTTAGATGGGGAGTTGAATGCAAATATAAAGAACTTAAAAGTAGTATTGAAATAGAAGAATTTTCTGGAACTAAGCCAATTGCAATTGAACAAGATTTTTATGCATCTATTTATATATCTATGGTTGCAGCACTTATAAAGAAAGATGCCGACGCTGCAATAGCAAATAAAAATAAAGATAAAAATTTAAAATCAGAATATCAAGCAAATAGAAATTTTATATTATGTGACGTTTTGAAGAAGATAATAGTTATGATGGTAAAGCCTATTTCAGGAAAAAGAATATTAGAACATATATTAGAAAAAGCTAAAAAAATACGCTCACAAATACGTCCAAACCGTAATTGTGAGCGAAAAAACAAGCACCCAAGGAAAAAGCATCATTCTCAAAGGAAATCTTGCATATAA
- the dapB gene encoding 4-hydroxy-tetrahydrodipicolinate reductase → MIKIVLNGCSGKMGKIITECATNFKGVEIVGGIDRFSGQHSYPVYATPQDLDIDYDVLLDFSRADALSGLLELTEKTNKPLVICSTGFSDEQLALIDTKSKTLPLFRSANMSLGINLINSLLRKVTPLLYGNYDIEIIEKHHNQKVDAPSGTAILLADTIKDSIKDETKYVYGREGSSKREENEIGIHAVRGGSIVGDHDVIFAGTGEVIELTHKAISREVFAIGALKACEYMATVTNPGLYNMDNVIGIEK, encoded by the coding sequence ATGATTAAAATAGTATTAAATGGCTGCTCAGGTAAAATGGGTAAAATAATAACAGAATGCGCAACTAATTTTAAAGGTGTTGAAATTGTTGGTGGAATTGACAGATTCTCAGGGCAACATTCATATCCTGTTTATGCAACTCCTCAAGATTTAGATATTGATTATGATGTTTTATTAGATTTTTCTAGAGCAGATGCTCTTTCTGGTCTTTTAGAATTGACAGAGAAAACAAATAAACCTCTAGTAATTTGTTCAACTGGATTTTCTGATGAACAATTAGCATTAATAGACACTAAAAGTAAAACTCTTCCTTTATTTAGATCTGCTAATATGTCTCTTGGAATAAATTTAATAAATTCTCTTTTAAGGAAAGTAACTCCATTGCTTTATGGTAATTATGATATTGAAATTATAGAAAAACATCATAACCAAAAAGTGGACGCACCTAGTGGTACTGCAATATTACTTGCTGATACTATAAAGGATTCTATAAAAGATGAAACTAAATATGTATATGGAAGAGAAGGCTCATCTAAGAGAGAAGAGAATGAAATCGGTATACATGCAGTTAGAGGTGGTTCTATTGTAGGAGACCATGATGTTATCTTTGCTGGAACTGGTGAAGTAATAGAATTAACTCACAAAGCTATATCAAGAGAGGTTTTTGCAATCGGTGCTTTAAAAGCCTGCGAATACATGGCTACTGTAACAAATCCTGGTTTATACAATATGGATAATGTTATAGGAATTGAAAAATAG
- the hslO gene encoding Hsp33 family molecular chaperone HslO, whose amino-acid sequence MEDKIIKATAKDGMVRIIAGITTNLVNEGTKIHDCTPVASDAFGRMLTAGTLIGTTLKSNKEVTTLKINGNGEINGITVTAHSDGTVKGVIGNQYIDRPLNEKGKLDVGGAVGTNGMLYVIKDLGLKDPYVGQVKIQTGEIAEDFAYYFTVSEQTPSAVSLGVLVDRDLSIKAAGGFIVQMLPGADELLADVITYRLQEIPPITTMINEGKTIEQILEYIFEGMDLKVLDSIKPEYKCDCSRERVEKALISIGKDDLQEIYNDGKTEEIVCNFCNKKYEFTNEDIGQILKNK is encoded by the coding sequence ATGGAAGATAAAATTATTAAAGCTACAGCTAAAGATGGAATGGTTAGGATAATTGCGGGAATAACAACTAACTTAGTAAATGAGGGAACTAAAATACATGATTGTACACCAGTTGCAAGTGATGCTTTTGGAAGAATGCTAACAGCAGGAACTTTAATTGGAACAACTTTAAAGAGCAACAAAGAAGTAACTACTTTAAAAATAAATGGAAATGGAGAAATTAATGGTATAACTGTAACAGCTCATAGTGATGGGACAGTTAAAGGAGTTATAGGCAATCAATATATTGATAGACCTCTTAATGAAAAAGGAAAATTAGATGTAGGTGGCGCTGTTGGAACGAATGGAATGTTATACGTAATAAAAGATTTAGGATTAAAAGACCCTTACGTAGGTCAAGTTAAGATACAAACAGGAGAAATTGCGGAAGACTTTGCATATTATTTTACAGTATCAGAACAAACTCCATCAGCAGTATCGCTTGGAGTATTAGTAGATAGAGACTTATCAATAAAAGCAGCAGGTGGATTTATAGTACAGATGTTACCAGGAGCTGATGAGTTACTTGCAGATGTAATAACTTATAGATTGCAAGAAATACCACCAATAACTACTATGATAAACGAAGGAAAAACAATAGAGCAAATATTAGAGTATATATTCGAAGGAATGGACTTGAAAGTTTTGGATTCTATTAAGCCTGAATATAAATGTGATTGCTCAAGAGAAAGAGTGGAAAAAGCATTAATTTCAATTGGAAAAGATGATCTTCAAGAAATATATAATGATGGAAAAACAGAAGAAATAGTATGTAATTTCTGTAATAAAAAATATGAATTCACTAATGAAGACATTGGTCAAATACTAAAAAATAAATAA
- the ytxC gene encoding putative sporulation protein YtxC, whose translation MLILKLAYNDDLTFAHDLQELRELLKKKNILIGLVESIEGKTHIIKIMCEENCCDEKIKEIINLYVSNILYRIVIDNYRQKEMLEFLTDNYFFLKQSEILEVEDEIVKVLKCEEMVKSEDSIYCLNRINSIIEKIRECISEKQELNINGFITFRMRKLREDIEKIIDKVVEGYMVEKEYKEFVRLLKYFVDIQECKIERINIIIEEGNNYIVKDEEGKDLYKDFLRDLTGEQNNLEINIEDILISGLITSAPKNIVIYDKENCNNKEFLDTIENVFGNRVTYVSKYIKCELNKNVTKNVDIYP comes from the coding sequence ATGCTTATTTTAAAATTAGCTTATAATGATGATTTGACTTTTGCTCATGACTTACAAGAGCTAAGAGAATTACTAAAGAAAAAAAACATATTGATAGGATTAGTTGAAAGTATAGAAGGAAAAACTCATATAATTAAGATTATGTGTGAAGAAAATTGTTGTGATGAAAAAATAAAAGAGATTATTAACTTATATGTTAGTAATATTTTATATAGAATAGTTATTGATAATTATAGACAAAAAGAAATGCTTGAATTTTTAACTGATAATTATTTTTTCTTAAAACAAAGCGAAATATTAGAAGTAGAAGATGAAATAGTAAAAGTGTTAAAATGCGAAGAAATGGTTAAAAGTGAAGATTCAATATATTGTTTAAATAGAATAAATTCTATTATAGAAAAAATTAGAGAATGTATAAGTGAAAAACAAGAGCTTAATATTAATGGTTTTATAACTTTTAGAATGAGAAAACTTAGAGAAGATATAGAGAAAATTATAGATAAAGTAGTAGAAGGATATATGGTTGAAAAAGAATATAAAGAATTTGTAAGGCTTTTAAAATATTTTGTTGACATACAAGAGTGTAAAATAGAAAGAATTAATATAATAATAGAAGAAGGAAATAATTATATTGTAAAAGATGAAGAAGGAAAAGATTTGTACAAAGATTTTTTGAGAGATCTTACAGGTGAACAAAATAATTTAGAAATAAATATTGAGGATATATTGATAAGTGGACTTATAACAAGTGCACCTAAAAATATAGTGATTTATGATAAAGAAAATTGCAATAATAAAGAGTTTTTGGATACTATAGAAAATGTCTTTGGAAATAGGGTGACATATGTTTCTAAATATATTAAATGTGAATTAAATAAAAATGTGACTAAAAATGTTGACATATATCCATAA
- a CDS encoding class I SAM-dependent DNA methyltransferase, with amino-acid sequence MAYGEFANIYDELIYEDINYDKVANKIIELCRRNNIDFDDYLDLACGTGNVAINVAKFFKSTYAVDLSDDMLNIAFDKFKKNKIKARVICQDMCELTLNRKFNLITSVLDSTNYITEDDDLIRYFEKVYEHLKDEGLFIFDINSCYKLSNILGNNIYTYSSEDIFYTWENSFEDNILSMFLTFFVKQKNDLYERFEEEHFERAYDETYIEQALKTCSFNLIGKFSGYSDDKVKEDSERILYIVSK; translated from the coding sequence ATGGCATACGGTGAATTTGCAAATATATATGATGAATTAATATATGAGGATATTAATTATGATAAAGTTGCAAATAAGATTATAGAATTATGCAGACGAAATAATATAGATTTTGACGATTATTTAGATTTAGCATGTGGGACAGGTAATGTTGCAATAAATGTAGCTAAATTTTTTAAAAGTACATATGCAGTGGACTTGTCTGATGATATGTTAAATATAGCTTTTGATAAGTTTAAAAAAAATAAAATTAAGGCAAGAGTAATATGCCAAGATATGTGCGAATTAACTTTGAATCGAAAATTTAATCTTATAACTTCTGTTCTTGATTCAACTAATTATATAACAGAAGATGATGATTTAATTAGATATTTTGAAAAAGTGTATGAACATTTAAAAGATGAAGGGTTATTTATATTTGATATAAATTCATGTTATAAATTGTCTAATATTTTAGGAAATAATATCTACACATATAGTTCGGAAGATATTTTTTATACTTGGGAAAATTCTTTTGAAGATAATATATTAAGCATGTTTTTGACTTTTTTTGTAAAGCAAAAAAATGATTTATATGAACGATTTGAAGAAGAACATTTTGAAAGAGCATATGATGAAACATATATAGAACAAGCTTTAAAAACGTGCAGTTTTAATCTTATAGGAAAATTTTCAGGATATTCTGATGATAAAGTAAAAGAGGATAGTGAAAGAATACTTTATATTGTCAGCAAGTAA
- a CDS encoding TrmH family RNA methyltransferase, whose protein sequence is MIYIESKENNLFKETKKLKERKNRNKSNKYIIEGFRLVKEAFKAKIEIDCLIITKDAGEKLEEYLSDYINEDIKIYEMSDVLFKELISTEKPQGIVAVISMDLKPLREEGCFYLLCDKLQDPGNLGTVIRTAHAAGVQGIILTKGTVDIYNEKTIRSTMGSLFYIPIHYDDENLSLVKNLKEQGFNLVVTSLDTNKDFFEEDLRGKVILTVGNEGNGVSDEVLELADTKVKIPMPGNAESLNVAIATSVIIYEKVRQDRL, encoded by the coding sequence TTGATTTATATTGAAAGTAAAGAAAATAACTTATTTAAGGAAACAAAAAAACTTAAAGAAAGAAAAAATAGAAATAAAAGCAATAAATATATAATTGAGGGCTTTAGATTAGTTAAAGAAGCGTTTAAAGCGAAGATTGAGATAGATTGTCTAATCATTACAAAAGATGCAGGTGAAAAACTTGAAGAATATTTATCGGATTATATAAACGAAGATATAAAGATATACGAAATGAGTGATGTTTTATTTAAAGAACTTATTTCAACAGAAAAACCTCAAGGAATAGTTGCTGTTATAAGCATGGATTTAAAACCGCTCAGAGAAGAAGGATGTTTTTATTTGCTTTGTGATAAACTTCAAGATCCGGGAAATTTAGGTACTGTAATAAGAACTGCACATGCAGCAGGAGTTCAGGGGATAATTTTAACTAAGGGAACTGTAGATATATATAATGAAAAGACAATTAGATCTACTATGGGGTCATTGTTTTATATTCCAATTCATTATGATGATGAAAATTTATCTTTGGTTAAAAATTTAAAGGAACAGGGTTTTAACTTAGTTGTGACTTCTCTTGATACTAATAAAGATTTTTTTGAAGAAGATTTAAGAGGAAAAGTTATTTTAACTGTTGGAAATGAAGGAAATGGTGTAAGTGATGAAGTTTTAGAACTTGCAGATACAAAAGTTAAAATACCAATGCCAGGTAATGCAGAATCATTAAATGTAGCGATAGCTACATCTGTTATAATATATGAAAAGGTTAGACAAGATAGATTGTAA
- the dapA gene encoding 4-hydroxy-tetrahydrodipicolinate synthase, giving the protein MSIFQGSGVAIVTPFTENGVNFDKLRTLLEWHIKEGTDAIVICGTTGEATTMTDKEKKDTIKFTVDVINKRIPVIAGTGSNNTMAAIEMSKYAESVGVDGLLVITPYYNKTTQEGLVKHFKAINDEVNTPIVLYNVPSRTGVNIAPKTLVKIAQLSNVKAIKEASGNISQVLQMKALCKDTIDIYSGNDDQVVSIMSLGGKGVISVLANIIPKKVHEMAKKCLDNNFKEALDIQLNTLSLANTLFIETNPIPVKTAMNLMGLEVGPLRLPLCEMELSDKEILQAVLNDNKLM; this is encoded by the coding sequence ATGTCAATATTCCAAGGTTCTGGTGTAGCTATAGTTACTCCTTTTACTGAAAATGGAGTTAACTTTGATAAGCTTAGAACTTTATTAGAATGGCACATTAAAGAAGGTACTGATGCTATTGTAATTTGTGGTACTACAGGTGAAGCCACAACAATGACAGATAAAGAAAAAAAAGATACAATTAAGTTTACAGTTGATGTAATCAACAAAAGAATTCCAGTAATTGCAGGTACTGGTTCAAACAATACTATGGCAGCTATTGAAATGAGTAAATATGCTGAAAGTGTTGGAGTGGATGGATTACTTGTAATCACTCCATACTATAACAAAACTACTCAAGAAGGTTTAGTAAAACATTTTAAAGCAATAAATGATGAAGTTAATACACCAATAGTGCTTTATAACGTTCCTAGTAGAACCGGAGTGAATATCGCTCCAAAGACTTTAGTTAAAATTGCACAATTAAGTAATGTTAAAGCAATAAAAGAAGCTAGCGGAAACATTAGCCAAGTCCTTCAAATGAAAGCATTATGTAAGGACACTATAGATATATACTCTGGTAATGATGACCAAGTAGTTTCTATAATGTCTCTTGGAGGAAAAGGTGTTATATCAGTCTTAGCTAATATAATTCCTAAAAAGGTTCATGAAATGGCTAAAAAATGTTTAGACAATAATTTTAAAGAGGCTTTAGACATTCAATTAAATACTCTGTCTTTAGCAAATACTTTATTTATTGAAACAAATCCGATTCCTGTTAAAACAGCTATGAATCTTATGGGCCTTGAAGTTGGTCCACTTAGACTTCCTCTTTGCGAAATGGAGCTAAGTGATAAAGAAATATTACAAGCTGTTTTAAACGATAATAAATTAATGTAA
- the rpmI gene encoding 50S ribosomal protein L35, producing MPKMKSHRGAAKRFRKTGTGKLKRSKAFKSHILTKKSSKTKRNLRKAGYVSKTQEKVMKKLLPYL from the coding sequence ATGCCAAAAATGAAGAGTCATAGAGGTGCAGCAAAGAGATTTAGAAAGACAGGTACAGGAAAGCTTAAAAGATCTAAAGCGTTTAAGAGCCATATCTTAACTAAGAAGAGCTCAAAGACTAAGAGAAATCTTAGAAAAGCTGGATACGTATCAAAGACACAAGAAAAAGTAATGAAGAAATTATTACCATACCTATAA